Proteins from a single region of Streptomyces glaucescens:
- a CDS encoding chloride channel protein, translating into MRERGYVRLLLLSPLLGVPVSVACFFLVGFQQELQHWVWESLPEAAGHRTPPWWWPLPALLLAGLVLAPIVTRLPGAGGHVPVHGLGGPPAGPRAVPGVVLAALVTLPLGVVLGPEAPLMALGSGLALLALRGGPAGDPRTVAVVGTAGSTAAISTILGGPLVAAVLTLEAAALGGSRMVLLLLPCLIASAAGALVFTGFGHWTGLDIGDLSLPAVPPGTAPDAGDFLWGLPAAALIAVVIAAARGLGLRTLRWTGRYTAVRTVVCATAVGGCVAVYALLTGRSPAEAALSGQNAIGGLAADPHAWPVAALVALVACKGVAWGIALGSLRGGPIFPAVLLGAASALACSGLPGFGTTPALALGIAAAAAAVTGLPLSSAVLAVLLMGRAAHDQMPLIVAGSVVAFVVAQLVRREEAGAAPDARTTPDAGVRPGAGAD; encoded by the coding sequence TTGCGTGAGCGGGGCTACGTCCGGCTGCTGCTGCTCTCGCCGCTGCTGGGGGTGCCCGTCTCGGTGGCCTGCTTCTTCCTCGTCGGCTTCCAGCAGGAACTCCAACACTGGGTGTGGGAGTCGCTGCCCGAGGCCGCCGGACACCGCACCCCGCCCTGGTGGTGGCCGCTGCCCGCGCTGCTGCTCGCCGGGCTGGTCCTCGCGCCGATCGTGACGCGGCTGCCGGGCGCCGGCGGCCATGTGCCGGTGCACGGGCTCGGCGGTCCGCCGGCCGGCCCGCGGGCGGTGCCCGGGGTCGTCCTGGCGGCCCTCGTCACCCTGCCGCTCGGTGTGGTGCTCGGCCCGGAGGCGCCGCTGATGGCGTTGGGCAGCGGGCTCGCGCTGCTCGCGCTGCGCGGCGGCCCGGCGGGCGACCCCCGGACCGTGGCCGTGGTCGGCACCGCCGGGTCGACCGCGGCCATCTCCACGATCCTCGGCGGACCGCTGGTCGCGGCGGTGCTGACCCTCGAAGCGGCGGCGCTCGGCGGCAGCCGGATGGTGCTCCTGCTGCTGCCCTGTCTCATCGCCAGCGCGGCGGGCGCGCTCGTCTTCACCGGTTTCGGCCACTGGACCGGGCTGGACATCGGTGACCTGTCCCTGCCGGCCGTGCCGCCCGGCACGGCTCCGGACGCGGGCGACTTCCTGTGGGGCCTTCCGGCGGCGGCCCTGATCGCCGTGGTGATCGCGGCGGCACGCGGGCTCGGCCTGCGCACCCTGCGGTGGACGGGGCGGTACACCGCGGTCCGCACCGTCGTCTGCGCCACGGCGGTCGGCGGCTGCGTCGCGGTGTACGCACTGCTGACCGGCCGCTCCCCGGCGGAGGCGGCGCTCTCCGGCCAGAACGCGATCGGCGGGCTCGCCGCCGATCCGCACGCCTGGCCGGTGGCGGCTCTCGTCGCCCTCGTCGCCTGCAAGGGCGTCGCCTGGGGAATCGCCCTGGGCAGTCTGCGGGGCGGTCCGATCTTCCCGGCGGTGCTGCTCGGGGCGGCGTCGGCGCTGGCCTGTTCCGGACTGCCGGGCTTCGGCACCACCCCGGCGCTCGCCCTGGGCATCGCCGCGGCCGCCGCCGCGGTGACCGGTCTGCCGCTGAGCAGCGCGGTGCTCGCGGTGCTGCTGATGGGCCGCGCCGCGCACGACCAGATGCCGCTGATCGTGGCGGGGTCGGTGGTGGCGTTCGTCGTGGCCCAGCTCGTGCGGCGGGAGGAGGCGGGGGCGGCACCCGACGCGCGGACGACGCCCGACGCGGGGGTGCGGCCGGGAGCCGGTGCGGACTGA
- the ppk2 gene encoding polyphosphate kinase 2 codes for MAGKQAAKLPRKRYERELLRLQTELVRLQEWVRTEGARLVVVFEGRDAAGKGGTIQRVTEHLNPRVARIAALPKPTERQRTQWYFQRYVEHLPAGGEIVLFDRSWYNRAGVERVMGFCTQEEYRLFLRQCPIFERMLVEDGILLRKYWFSVSDAEQQDRFRRRLEDPLRRWKLSPMDLESITRWEAYSRAKDEMMVHTDIPEAPWYVVESDDKRRARLNMIAHLLDSVPYHDVPPPVLELPERPPSTGYQRPPRDLQTYVPDHAAGL; via the coding sequence ATGGCCGGCAAGCAGGCGGCGAAGCTGCCGCGCAAGAGGTACGAGAGGGAACTGCTGCGCCTGCAGACGGAGTTGGTCCGGCTCCAGGAGTGGGTGCGCACCGAGGGCGCCCGGCTGGTCGTGGTCTTCGAGGGGCGGGACGCGGCCGGCAAGGGCGGCACCATCCAGCGGGTCACGGAGCATCTCAACCCGCGCGTGGCCCGGATCGCGGCGCTGCCCAAGCCGACCGAGCGCCAGCGCACCCAGTGGTACTTCCAGCGGTACGTCGAGCACCTGCCGGCCGGCGGGGAGATCGTGCTGTTCGACCGGAGCTGGTACAACCGGGCCGGTGTCGAGCGCGTGATGGGCTTCTGCACCCAGGAGGAGTACCGGCTGTTCCTGCGCCAGTGCCCGATCTTCGAGCGGATGCTGGTGGAGGACGGCATCCTGTTGCGCAAGTACTGGTTCTCGGTGAGCGACGCGGAGCAGCAGGACCGCTTCCGGCGCCGCCTGGAGGATCCGCTGCGGCGCTGGAAGCTGTCCCCCATGGACCTGGAGTCGATCACCCGCTGGGAGGCGTACTCCCGGGCCAAGGACGAGATGATGGTGCACACCGACATCCCCGAGGCACCGTGGTACGTCGTGGAGAGCGACGACAAGCGGCGGGCCCGGCTGAACATGATCGCCCATCTGCTGGACTCCGTTCCGTACCACGACGTCCCGCCGCCGGTGCTGGAGCTCCCGGAGCGTCCGCCGTCCACCGGTTACCAGCGCCCGCCGCGCGACCTCCAGACGTACGTCCCCGACCACGCGGCCGGTCTCTGA
- a CDS encoding glutathione S-transferase C-terminal domain-containing protein gives MPAAPSTSLPPAPPLRGRIGCDASSGYYAVARRYRLHLSPSCPHSLRLAITHSLLGLHHTLPVTLLPSVPDGPDGGHTALRPLYEATSHRHPGPATAPVLSDDWTGRIVSTHAPDILRDLARHFGSDRRGLHPRGAEAEIAAVEHLCEHGVDEAAQRAGRPGADAGERRAALAVLLGTLRQWEGRLSFQEFVLGDRMTVADVHVWVTLVQLDTVHRRHLDADAVHRIAGHPRLWAYARRLAGHPDFGRHLDLPGIARRHHARCQGLEAAGAAVQILDWAAHIADGTGRPSALCCP, from the coding sequence ATGCCCGCCGCACCCTCGACCAGCCTGCCGCCCGCGCCCCCGCTGCGCGGCAGGATCGGCTGCGACGCGAGCAGCGGCTACTACGCCGTCGCCCGCCGCTACCGCCTCCACCTCTCGCCGTCCTGCCCCCACTCCCTGCGACTCGCCATCACCCACAGCCTGCTCGGTCTGCACCACACCCTGCCGGTGACCCTGCTGCCGTCCGTGCCCGACGGGCCCGACGGCGGGCACACCGCACTGCGCCCGCTCTACGAGGCCACGTCCCACCGCCACCCCGGCCCCGCCACGGCACCCGTGCTCAGCGACGACTGGACCGGACGCATCGTCAGCACCCACGCCCCGGACATCCTGCGGGACCTGGCCCGGCACTTCGGCAGCGACCGCCGCGGGCTCCACCCGCGCGGTGCCGAGGCGGAGATCGCCGCCGTGGAACACCTCTGTGAGCACGGCGTCGACGAGGCCGCGCAGCGCGCGGGGCGGCCCGGAGCCGACGCCGGCGAGCGCCGCGCCGCGCTGGCGGTGCTGCTGGGCACACTGCGGCAGTGGGAGGGACGGCTCAGCTTCCAGGAGTTCGTGCTGGGCGACCGCATGACCGTCGCCGACGTCCACGTCTGGGTGACCCTGGTGCAGCTCGACACCGTGCACCGCCGGCACCTGGACGCCGACGCCGTCCACCGCATCGCCGGCCACCCGCGGCTGTGGGCCTACGCCCGGCGGCTGGCCGGCCACCCCGACTTCGGCCGCCACCTCGACCTGCCGGGCATCGCCCGCCGCCACCACGCCCGCTGCCAGGGACTGGAGGCCGCCGGTGCGGCGGTGCAGATCCTGGACTGGGCGGCCCACATCGCGGACGGCACCGGCCGGCCCTCGGCGCTCTGTTGTCCCTGA
- the ssuE gene encoding NADPH-dependent FMN reductase translates to MATVLSVSGSPSATSRTARLLRHLDRRLTAQGHEVIPLDVRTLPAEALLGADVRHPAIAGAAALFDRADGIVIGTPVYKAAYSGLLKSLLDLLPQYALAGKTVLPLATGGSTAHVLAIDYALRPVLSSMGAGHIVQGWFTLDRDIAVTDDGHLSVAPGAAEALAQVVDRFAAALDGRTALLATAG, encoded by the coding sequence ATGGCCACCGTCCTGTCCGTCTCCGGAAGCCCCTCCGCCACCTCCCGCACCGCCCGGCTGCTGCGCCACCTGGACCGCCGGCTCACCGCCCAGGGGCACGAGGTCATCCCCCTGGACGTCCGTACGCTGCCCGCCGAGGCCCTGCTCGGCGCCGACGTGCGGCACCCGGCGATCGCCGGGGCGGCCGCCCTGTTCGACCGCGCCGACGGCATCGTCATCGGCACCCCCGTCTACAAGGCCGCCTACTCCGGGCTGCTGAAGTCGCTGCTCGACCTGCTTCCGCAGTACGCCCTGGCCGGCAAGACGGTGCTGCCGCTGGCGACCGGCGGCAGCACCGCGCACGTCCTCGCCATCGACTACGCGCTGCGCCCCGTCCTCAGCTCCATGGGCGCCGGGCACATCGTCCAGGGCTGGTTCACCCTCGACAGGGACATCGCGGTGACCGACGACGGCCACCTGTCCGTCGCGCCGGGCGCGGCGGAGGCCCTGGCCCAGGTCGTCGACCGGTTCGCCGCGGCCCTCGACGGCCGTACGGCCCTGCTGGCGACGGCCGGATGA
- a CDS encoding ABC transporter substrate-binding protein yields MPTLTRRTVAAALGLAGALVLAACANPDEGGTTEVADARGTTTKINTSPDQDRVTTGKVDSIAAQVPREIRERGTLEIADSSGSAAPLTFHATDNRTLIGVEPDIAHLVADVLGLKPHFNTVSWENVFVGLDSAKYDVGFSNITVTEERKEKYDFATYREDNLGFEAKKGSGLKVDGPEDVAGRTVAVGSGTNQEKLLIEWSKANEKAGREPVDIKYYQNDTDTYLALQSGRIDLYLGPNPTAAYHAATSGKTEVVGTYSGAGAGLQGLIAATTKKDSGLVKPLAAALNEVIENGTYAQVLARWGLSDEAVTRSQINPPGLPRTDG; encoded by the coding sequence GTGCCCACCCTCACCCGCCGTACCGTCGCAGCGGCCCTCGGACTCGCCGGCGCCCTCGTCCTCGCCGCCTGCGCCAACCCCGACGAGGGCGGCACCACCGAGGTCGCGGACGCCAGGGGCACCACGACGAAGATCAACACCAGCCCCGACCAGGACCGCGTCACCACCGGGAAGGTCGACTCCATAGCCGCCCAGGTCCCGCGGGAGATCCGCGAGAGAGGCACCCTGGAGATCGCCGACTCCTCCGGCTCCGCCGCGCCGCTCACCTTCCACGCCACCGACAACAGGACCCTGATCGGCGTCGAACCCGACATCGCCCATCTGGTGGCCGACGTGCTCGGACTGAAGCCGCACTTCAACACCGTCTCCTGGGAGAACGTCTTCGTCGGCCTCGACAGCGCCAAGTACGACGTCGGCTTCAGCAACATCACCGTCACCGAGGAGCGCAAGGAGAAGTACGACTTCGCCACCTACCGCGAGGACAACCTCGGCTTCGAGGCGAAGAAGGGCAGCGGCCTGAAGGTCGACGGTCCCGAGGACGTGGCGGGCCGGACGGTCGCGGTCGGCAGCGGCACCAACCAGGAGAAGCTGCTCATCGAGTGGAGCAAGGCGAACGAGAAGGCCGGCCGCGAACCGGTGGACATCAAGTACTACCAGAACGACACCGACACCTACCTCGCCCTCCAGTCCGGCCGCATCGACCTCTACCTCGGCCCCAACCCGACCGCCGCCTACCACGCGGCCACCTCCGGCAAGACCGAGGTCGTGGGCACCTACTCCGGGGCCGGCGCCGGCCTCCAGGGCCTCATCGCCGCCACCACCAAGAAGGACAGCGGCCTGGTGAAGCCCCTGGCCGCCGCGCTGAACGAGGTCATCGAGAACGGCACCTACGCCCAGGTCCTGGCGCGCTGGGGACTGTCCGACGAGGCCGTGACCAGGTCGCAGATCAACCCGCCCGGCCTGCCCAGGACCGACGGCTGA
- a CDS encoding amino acid ABC transporter ATP-binding protein: MSQVMVDVHGVHKSFGALQVLRGVDLQVRPGEVTVILGPSGSGKSTLLRTINHLEKVDRGWISIDGELIGYRRSGDKLHELREKEVLRQRTHIGFVFQNFNLFPHLTVLENVTEAPVSALRRPRKEAAGTARRLLARVGLEDKADAYPRQLSGGQQQRVAIARALALEPKVLLFDEPTSALDPELVGEVLEVIRDLAATGTTMIVVTHEIGFAREVADTVVFMDGGLVVEQGPPAAVLDTPRHERTRAFLSKVL, from the coding sequence ATGAGTCAGGTGATGGTGGACGTGCACGGCGTCCACAAGAGCTTCGGCGCGCTCCAGGTGCTGCGCGGCGTGGACCTGCAGGTCCGCCCCGGCGAGGTCACCGTGATCCTCGGCCCGTCCGGCTCGGGCAAGTCCACGCTGCTGCGCACCATCAACCACCTGGAGAAGGTCGACCGCGGCTGGATCAGCATCGACGGTGAACTCATCGGCTACCGCCGCTCCGGCGACAAGCTGCACGAACTCAGGGAGAAGGAGGTGCTCAGGCAGCGCACCCACATCGGGTTCGTCTTCCAGAACTTCAACCTCTTCCCGCACCTGACCGTGCTGGAGAACGTCACCGAGGCCCCCGTCTCGGCCCTGCGCCGCCCCCGCAAGGAGGCCGCCGGGACGGCCCGCCGGCTGCTCGCCCGGGTCGGCCTGGAGGACAAGGCCGACGCCTACCCGCGTCAGCTCTCCGGCGGCCAGCAGCAGCGCGTCGCCATCGCCCGCGCGCTCGCCCTCGAACCGAAGGTGCTGCTCTTCGACGAGCCCACCTCGGCGCTCGACCCCGAACTGGTCGGCGAGGTCCTGGAAGTCATCAGGGACCTGGCCGCCACCGGCACCACCATGATCGTCGTGACCCACGAGATCGGCTTCGCCCGCGAGGTCGCCGACACCGTGGTGTTCATGGACGGCGGCCTCGTCGTGGAGCAGGGGCCGCCCGCGGCGGTCCTGGACACCCCGCGCCACGAACGCACCCGCGCCTTCCTCTCCAAGGTCCTCTGA
- a CDS encoding amino acid ABC transporter permease, with product MSSDTLTPPAERLDGRPAEFTVVPARHYARWAAAVAVLVLVAQFAHGLATNPVWEWHVFAEYVFSETIVQAVWVTLQLTAYATVLGFLLGTVIAFMRLSHSPVLRTVAWTYIWVFRSIPMIVQLVFWFNLSALYERLGVGIPFGPVFWSVDSNSLIGTIGAAVIGLTLHQAAYAAEIVRGGVLAVDPGQREAAAALGIPRLRQIRRIVLPQAMRAILPTAGNEIIGLLKGTSVVYVMAIGELFYQVQVIYGRNGRVIPLLLVATAWYVVLTSLLSVAQYYVERHYARGADRTPPPTPLQRARRALKTLGDSR from the coding sequence ATGAGCAGCGACACCCTGACCCCGCCCGCGGAGCGGCTGGACGGCCGGCCCGCCGAGTTCACCGTCGTCCCCGCCCGCCACTACGCCCGCTGGGCCGCCGCCGTCGCCGTGCTCGTGCTGGTCGCCCAGTTCGCCCACGGCCTGGCCACCAACCCCGTCTGGGAATGGCACGTCTTCGCCGAGTACGTCTTCTCCGAGACGATCGTGCAGGCCGTGTGGGTGACCCTCCAGCTCACCGCCTACGCCACCGTGCTCGGGTTCCTCCTCGGCACCGTGATCGCCTTCATGCGGCTGTCGCACAGCCCGGTGCTGCGGACCGTCGCCTGGACGTACATCTGGGTCTTCCGGTCCATCCCGATGATCGTCCAGCTGGTGTTCTGGTTCAACCTCAGCGCCCTGTACGAGCGGCTGGGCGTCGGCATCCCCTTCGGGCCGGTGTTCTGGTCCGTCGACAGCAACAGCCTCATCGGCACCATCGGCGCCGCCGTCATCGGACTGACCCTCCACCAGGCCGCCTACGCCGCCGAGATCGTCCGCGGCGGTGTCCTCGCCGTCGACCCCGGCCAGCGGGAGGCCGCCGCCGCGCTCGGCATCCCGCGCCTGCGCCAGATCCGCCGGATCGTGCTGCCGCAGGCCATGCGGGCCATCCTGCCCACGGCCGGGAACGAGATCATCGGCCTGCTCAAGGGCACCTCGGTGGTCTACGTCATGGCCATCGGCGAACTGTTCTACCAGGTGCAGGTGATCTACGGCCGCAACGGCCGGGTCATCCCGCTGCTGCTCGTCGCCACCGCCTGGTACGTGGTCCTGACCTCCCTGCTCTCGGTCGCCCAGTACTACGTCGAACGGCACTACGCCCGCGGCGCCGACCGCACCCCGCCGCCCACCCCGCTCCAGCGCGCCCGGCGCGCCCTCAAGACCCTGGGAGACAGCCGATGA
- a CDS encoding ABC transporter substrate-binding protein, with translation MNLRGTAIRLVGTLLPVLALTACGSGGTPGTSPAGAQASPAPADDPVADVREVKAAAALLPADVRAAGTLRIGSSIGFPPGAYYPDGPGSEPAGLDIDLADAVAKVLGVKLERQEASFESILPALGSGKFDVGTGNFGVTAERLKRVDFVTYINDGQGFAVRKGGTALKGRVTDLVQLCGLTVGTGAGTTFEATLEAEKGVCAKAGREPYDVKVYSENAATLTALQQGRVDVIMSTINGLRHQAAQPASGTVFLGEYHRLDVGFAFQKGSPLTKAFQAAVNRLIEDGTYARILAKWGTTASAIDASRINPPEHR, from the coding sequence GTGAACCTCCGAGGCACCGCGATCCGGCTCGTCGGCACGCTCCTGCCGGTGCTGGCGCTCACGGCCTGCGGCTCCGGCGGTACGCCCGGCACGTCCCCGGCCGGCGCCCAGGCGTCCCCCGCGCCGGCCGACGACCCGGTGGCCGACGTGCGCGAGGTGAAGGCCGCCGCCGCGCTGCTGCCCGCCGACGTGCGTGCCGCCGGCACCCTGCGGATCGGCAGCTCCATCGGCTTCCCGCCCGGCGCCTACTACCCGGACGGCCCCGGCAGCGAGCCCGCGGGACTGGACATCGACCTCGCCGACGCGGTCGCCAAGGTCCTCGGCGTGAAGCTGGAACGCCAGGAGGCGTCGTTCGAGTCGATTTTGCCGGCCCTCGGCAGCGGCAAGTTCGACGTCGGCACGGGCAACTTCGGCGTCACCGCCGAACGCCTGAAGCGGGTCGACTTCGTCACGTACATCAACGACGGCCAGGGCTTCGCGGTCAGGAAGGGCGGCACCGCGCTCAAGGGCAGGGTCACCGACCTGGTCCAGCTGTGCGGGCTGACCGTCGGCACCGGCGCCGGCACCACCTTCGAGGCCACCCTCGAAGCGGAGAAGGGCGTGTGCGCCAAGGCGGGCCGCGAGCCCTACGACGTGAAGGTCTACTCCGAGAACGCGGCCACCCTCACCGCCCTCCAGCAGGGCCGTGTCGACGTCATCATGTCCACCATCAACGGACTGCGCCACCAGGCCGCCCAGCCCGCGTCGGGGACCGTCTTCCTCGGCGAGTACCACCGCCTCGACGTCGGCTTCGCCTTCCAGAAGGGCTCCCCGCTCACCAAGGCCTTCCAGGCCGCGGTCAACCGGCTGATCGAGGACGGCACCTACGCCCGGATCCTGGCCAAGTGGGGCACCACCGCCTCCGCGATCGACGCGTCGCGGATCAATCCACCCGAGCACAGGTGA
- a CDS encoding GNAT family N-acetyltransferase: MTSAPDLTVVHVPVSDPRVRPLLRELGDEYSRRYGKDAHEELARYPDEEFTAPHGGVLLLLLEAGEPVAGGAFRRYDAATAELKRIWTHSAHRRRGLARRVVAELEREAAGRGYRRVFLTTGPRQPEARALYLATGYTPLFDTGADPETLGPLPFEKHLPRSPRTTAPTREAATQ, from the coding sequence ATGACCTCCGCACCGGACCTGACGGTCGTCCACGTCCCGGTCTCCGACCCGAGGGTGCGGCCCCTGCTGCGGGAACTCGGCGACGAGTACTCCCGCCGCTACGGCAAGGACGCCCACGAGGAACTGGCCCGCTACCCCGACGAGGAGTTCACGGCGCCCCACGGAGGCGTCCTGTTGCTCCTCCTCGAAGCGGGCGAGCCGGTCGCGGGCGGTGCCTTCCGCCGGTACGACGCGGCCACCGCCGAACTGAAGCGGATCTGGACGCACTCCGCGCACCGGCGGCGCGGACTCGCCCGGCGGGTCGTCGCCGAGCTGGAGCGCGAGGCCGCCGGCCGCGGCTACCGGCGGGTCTTCCTCACCACCGGGCCCCGCCAGCCGGAGGCTCGCGCCCTGTACCTGGCGACCGGCTACACCCCGCTGTTCGACACGGGCGCCGACCCGGAGACCCTCGGCCCGCTGCCCTTCGAGAAGCACCTGCCGCGGTCCCCCCGTACCACCGCACCGACCCGAGAGGCGGCCACCCAGTGA
- a CDS encoding LLM class flavin-dependent oxidoreductase, which yields MPVEFLGIAATNDGSETTPRSGAAFDKEYTLRLARAHEDHGWDRVLFAYGSGSPDPAPAAAYVASRLERLQILLAHRPNVSYPTFAAKTFATLDQISEGRLTVHFITGGNDHEQGREGDTLTKDQRYERTREYIRIVKKIWTTHEPFDHEGDHYRFHDFVSDVFPVQQPRPDVSFGGSSPAAYAAGGAEADIYCLWGEPLERTAEQIEAVKAAAKAAGRTDVPRIQVAFRPIIAPTEELAWEKAHRTVGAIRRRREAGLVRHHRDNAPENTGSQRLLAIAEAGERYDRALWTPTAAATGGAGNSNALVGTPETVAQALLDYHDLGVDILSARGYDLLGDAIDFGRHVIPIVREEVAKRDAAREAARGVQPLAAVQG from the coding sequence ATGCCCGTGGAGTTCCTTGGCATCGCCGCCACCAACGACGGCTCCGAGACCACCCCGCGCTCCGGCGCCGCCTTCGACAAGGAGTACACACTCCGTCTCGCCCGTGCCCACGAGGACCACGGCTGGGACCGGGTGCTGTTCGCCTACGGCTCGGGATCGCCCGACCCCGCGCCCGCCGCGGCCTACGTGGCGAGCAGGCTGGAGCGGCTCCAGATCCTGCTCGCCCACCGCCCGAACGTCTCCTACCCGACGTTCGCCGCGAAGACGTTCGCCACCCTCGACCAGATCAGCGAGGGCCGGCTGACCGTGCACTTCATCACCGGCGGCAACGACCACGAGCAGGGCCGCGAGGGAGACACCCTCACCAAGGACCAGCGCTACGAGCGCACCCGCGAGTACATCCGGATCGTCAAGAAGATCTGGACCACCCACGAGCCCTTCGACCACGAAGGCGACCACTACCGCTTCCACGACTTCGTCAGCGACGTCTTCCCCGTCCAGCAGCCCCGCCCGGACGTCTCCTTCGGCGGCTCCTCACCCGCCGCGTACGCCGCCGGCGGCGCGGAGGCCGACATCTACTGCCTGTGGGGCGAGCCCCTGGAGCGGACGGCCGAGCAGATCGAGGCCGTGAAGGCCGCGGCGAAGGCGGCGGGCCGCACCGACGTGCCCCGCATCCAGGTGGCGTTCCGGCCGATCATCGCCCCCACCGAGGAACTGGCCTGGGAGAAGGCCCACCGCACGGTCGGCGCGATCCGCAGGCGCCGCGAGGCGGGCCTGGTCCGCCACCACCGCGACAACGCGCCCGAGAACACCGGCTCGCAGCGGCTGCTCGCCATCGCGGAGGCGGGGGAGCGCTACGACCGCGCCCTGTGGACCCCGACCGCCGCCGCCACCGGGGGAGCGGGCAACTCCAACGCCCTGGTCGGCACGCCGGAGACGGTCGCCCAGGCCCTGCTCGACTACCACGACCTCGGCGTCGACATCCTCTCCGCGCGCGGTTACGACCTGCTGGGCGACGCGATCGACTTCGGCCGGCACGTCATCCCGATCGTCCGCGAGGAGGTCGCCAAGCGTGACGCCGCACGCGAGGCGGCCCGCGGGGTCCAGCCCCTGGCGGCGGTGCAGGGATGA
- a CDS encoding acyl-CoA dehydrogenase family protein → MATAPAPPQPTAEPRRTGPGRAHWLRVIRETADDLATDAVEREQAGKAPFDEVSRLREAGLLTLLIPAELGGGGADWPTAYAAVREIAAADGAVAQLLGSHTFLSWSARFLGEPALAARIGRRSAAEQWCWGGGLARQEPALALTPSAGGQVLDGRQSYVTGVLVADRVAVRAVRADSAEPVAVLVDPAAPGVRVDNDAEAFGQRLAAGGSVEFDAVPVAADDILGSLSTEEDALSPRTALISPVGRLLSVQLRLGMAEGVLAEARDYSRTGHAPWHPAWPVGSPHDPQVLTTFGELTVLVRAASALADQALAAVCAGLSLGDDLTFEEHADIAVLVAMAEAAAARAAQESTTRALDVVGARSTPARLGLDRFWRDARTHTLYEPVAPRLRDVGDYFLNGAHPALVLPM, encoded by the coding sequence ATGGCCACTGCCCCCGCACCGCCCCAACCGACCGCGGAGCCCCGGCGCACCGGGCCCGGCCGTGCGCACTGGCTGCGCGTGATCCGTGAGACGGCGGACGACCTCGCCACCGACGCGGTGGAACGGGAGCAGGCGGGGAAGGCGCCGTTCGACGAGGTGTCCCGGCTGCGCGAGGCGGGGCTGCTGACCCTGCTGATACCGGCCGAACTCGGCGGCGGGGGCGCGGACTGGCCCACGGCGTACGCCGCCGTCCGGGAGATCGCCGCCGCCGACGGCGCCGTCGCCCAGCTCCTCGGCTCCCACACCTTCCTGTCGTGGAGCGCCCGGTTCCTGGGCGAGCCCGCGCTCGCCGCCCGCATCGGCCGGCGGTCCGCCGCCGAGCAGTGGTGCTGGGGCGGCGGCCTGGCCCGCCAGGAACCCGCGCTCGCCCTGACCCCCTCGGCCGGCGGCCAGGTGCTGGACGGGCGGCAGAGCTACGTCACCGGTGTGCTGGTGGCCGACCGCGTCGCCGTCCGGGCGGTACGCGCCGACAGCGCGGAACCCGTCGCCGTCCTCGTCGACCCCGCGGCGCCCGGCGTGCGCGTCGACAACGATGCCGAGGCCTTCGGCCAGCGGCTGGCGGCCGGCGGCAGCGTGGAGTTCGACGCCGTGCCGGTGGCCGCCGACGACATCCTCGGCTCGCTGTCCACGGAGGAGGACGCCCTCTCCCCGCGGACCGCGCTGATCTCGCCGGTCGGGCGGCTGCTCTCGGTCCAGCTGCGGCTCGGCATGGCCGAGGGGGTGCTCGCCGAGGCCCGCGACTACAGCCGGACGGGCCACGCGCCCTGGCACCCCGCCTGGCCGGTCGGCTCCCCGCACGATCCGCAGGTGCTGACCACGTTCGGGGAACTCACCGTGCTCGTGCGCGCCGCCTCCGCCCTCGCCGACCAGGCACTGGCCGCCGTGTGCGCCGGGCTGTCCCTCGGCGACGACCTCACCTTCGAGGAGCACGCGGACATCGCCGTCCTGGTGGCCATGGCCGAGGCCGCGGCCGCCCGGGCGGCGCAGGAGTCGACCACCCGCGCCCTCGACGTCGTCGGCGCCCGCTCGACCCCGGCACGGCTCGGCCTGGACCGCTTCTGGCGCGACGCGCGCACCCACACCCTGTACGAGCCCGTCGCCCCTCGTCTCCGCGACGTCGGGGACTACTTCCTGAACGGCGCGCACCCGGCGCTGGTCCTGCCCATGTGA
- a CDS encoding RrF2 family transcriptional regulator — protein MRISARADYAVRAALQLAASRDDGPLKAEAIAAAQDIPHKFLESILNDMRRGGLVLSQRGGNGGYRLAKPAESISIADVIRTVDGPLVSVRGVRPPELSYTGPAESLLPLWIALRSNVREILEGVSLADVASAQLPSAVSELTHAPNAWVNP, from the coding sequence ATGCGGATCTCAGCCAGGGCGGACTACGCGGTACGTGCCGCACTGCAGCTCGCCGCGTCACGCGACGACGGGCCCTTGAAGGCCGAGGCGATCGCGGCCGCCCAGGACATCCCGCACAAGTTCCTCGAAAGCATCCTGAACGACATGCGCCGCGGCGGTCTGGTGCTCAGCCAGCGCGGCGGGAACGGCGGCTACCGGCTGGCCAAGCCCGCCGAGTCCATCAGCATCGCCGACGTGATCCGCACTGTGGACGGCCCCCTGGTCTCCGTGCGCGGGGTCCGGCCCCCCGAGCTGTCCTACACCGGGCCCGCCGAGTCGCTGCTGCCCCTGTGGATCGCGCTGCGGTCCAATGTGCGGGAGATCCTGGAGGGGGTCTCGCTCGCCGATGTCGCGTCCGCCCAACTTCCTTCCGCCGTCTCGGAGTTGACCCATGCACCGAACGCCTGGGTGAACCCCTGA